The genomic window TGTCATCATCAGATATGATCAGATAATTTCTGCATGCTGTCAAAAAGGAAAATGTCTTTAATGTATTAATTGTATGCCTCTTCTTTTGGCAGGTTAACATGGTTATTGGGATTCTCGTTTTTAACAAACTGGTGTCCAAAGACGGCATTACTGATATGAAACTAAAGGAGAGGGCGGGGTATGCCTTATACCACACTTTTACACTGTCACCTATAACCAGCCTGGCGGTGTAGCTCACGAAGGGAATTGCTGAGCTTGATTCATCAACATGTTCCTAAGAGCTACATTTGCCCTTCAACAAGTTTCTGAAATAGTGGGGATTTATGATGAGTTATTATTGAACATCATCAATGATGATATATAATATTCAAAATCCATCCAATATTATATAATGTAATGTGATAAATGTAAACCACTAAAATGTGTGTAAGTATATCGTGGAGTCAAATTGTACATTGGTGAATATCATATTCTTATTGAAAAGTGCAAATGTGTTCTCAAAAACAGTTGGTGAATGAAGCCCATTTTCTTTGGATCAAACATTTCAAATTGATTCCAAAATGATCCTGAATTGGTGCCATGGAAATACAATTTAATTCAGTAATAGATCATGAGACCACCAAAGTACTGTATTATGTATAAGAAAGCACAAAAGTTGAAGAGTTCCATCTGGTTATCGGTACTGGTATGAAGATGGTGATTCATCCCAATGCTTTAGAAGTAGCCAACTGTTCTGTGGGTTGTTCTGTGATAGTAGTGATTAATTCCATCTGTTTTTCTTCTCATCTCTTTCTAGTAAGGGTAAGCAGGGCTTCATAAAAACCTTCAAAGAAAATTCCAATGTATAACCATTTAGTGAGAAATAAGTAATTATATTTTGGACCACTAAATCAGAATAATGATCCCCAAAAAATACTGACACGTGTGGCAAATAAGAACAACAATAGTAGTTCTTGCTTTAAAATGTCAGGCTGATAGTCTAAGGGTCCCAGCATTTTTTACATACATTTACGTTGTATCGGCCTGGCGAATCATATTAACATGCACATTATCCACATCTCATAAATGACCCAACTATTTCTATACATGTATGCCTACATACATTGGACATTTATTCACTGGCGTTGGGCCAAATCCTCATGCGTCACAATTTAgtacatttaatatttttttccacaaatttatATTATTGGTCATTCCACAGATGTGGgtgttatttttacaaatgaTTGACAAGTTttaagtgttgaaaatggcttgctTACTTTGAAGATGAAAGATCAACTTGCCGTTTTTAGGTACTCCAGATCATTTTGATTTTGGAGGTACCACATACAGCACGATATGTCTTAATATGTTCATTAAATGTGCACATTGTAATCCATCAGGAATGATgaaaaatgaaaggaaatgaaTTGTATTAGTTGAATACCAAGTGGTGACTTATAATAGTTGGATATACTGTCACAAATATCTAACTTCTTTGAGATGGTAAAACATCATATTGCATTGACAACTTCAATCATTTCAGGAAACGTGCACCCTGCTCTCCTTTACATGGCAGTTTATTATGTCCACATGAGCATTGTTGGTACATTCAAATAATTTACTCAgtgatctctttttttttttttactggatctGTCATTGCTGTctgaaatgtcatttttgatTTTGCACAGAATCCCCCCTCTCTCTCACTCAGGGCTTCTTAATCAGGAACAGATCAGCCTATGACTGGGTATTGGTTGCCTATCCCATTCTCTTCTTAAAGGTTCTAGTCCTGCCTATTACCACTTCTGGTGAATAAGAATGGAAACACCCCTAGTTCACTTCATATTAGAATTTCTGTCTCTTATCGTGTAAATCATCTTATCCCATGTTAGCTGTGTAGAACACAGTAACATGAATTCTTCAATTTCTGGTTAGTCATATCTATAGTGCTTGTAGAGGCTTATGAATTGACAGTGTTACCTATAGTTGAGAGGCATATTCAGGTCTGAAATATAATAATTTGATAGATGCATCCATTTAAAAATGCTGCTTACGGTATATTGGGTAGTTTATAACTTTGAGAGTAGTTCGTTAAGGGAACTATTTTTCTAATGCACAACTCCAGATGAACTTCATGCATTCATGCAttcgttcattcgttcattcgttcgttcgttcgttcattcattcattcacccatccattcattcattcattcattcattcattcattcattcattcattcattcattcattcattcattcattcattcattcatccccaGTCACTGTTCTATACTTGGTCGATGCGTCTTTTGTGACAACCACAGCCTCAagtctttttttaatatgatgCCACAAGCTTGGCCTGCCTCTCTTTGGCATTTTCCTTTTTAGAGCATCTCACAAATTCCATCAGATTAGATTGGAATCATCATTGCACAGCACAAATTCAAGTGTGGGCTCTTGGCTGCTTAGTCATTCACAGATCTCTCCTGAAGTCACCTCGTTGATATTTTGACTCAGTGCTTTGGTCTTACTTCAACCCTCTATTCACTGCTCTTCTTAAGAATCATGCCCCTCTTAAGACAATAGGTTCCTTGGCAAGGTAGACCCCAAGGAATGTGTGTATAGGGACTACTTCCACTGATGCTCCTCCAATGTTTGAAAAGACAAGGGGCCATCTGTTCCTCCTGAAATGCACCACCATGGTCTTCTTCACATTGATGCAAATGTTATCTTTGCATATAATTGATGTATTGCATATATTTGTGTTCAGAGGTGGTGGTTCTTTGTATCTAATATGTCACAAAGAACTTTGAAAACGTTCCTTCAAAAGCCCCTGGGGGATCCCAGTTGCACATGCATGCACTACAGCACAAACAGACAAATGTGCCAAAAGCAGACTGTGACTGAGACACCTGTGCTAAACTTAACTGTTATAGCCGTGTGATCTCCCTGTGCTTTGTGCTGCTGTCATTTGACTGCACGTCTGTGCAGAGTTCACACTTGACTGAAGTGAACCAAATCAAATTAGAGTTTGTTTGCACGGGGCTCAAAGTGGTTTTGGCCCGCGTGTTTGGATTGAGATAATAGGAAAGAATGCAAACTGATCAGTCTCAGCTGTTTGCTTGTATACCCCAAGGGGCTTGCGTTTGGTGTGTTATACATTTGTTATTTACTTGTGCAGAATGGAAATATATTTTCAAGTTGATTCACCGTTCATGATGTCATTTAAGATTGAAATTGAAAACATGGTTAATTAAGTTAGTTTATTCAGCATCCAATTAAGTACACAGAAACATTTCAATTAGGCAGATTCTCCCTTGGAGACAGGCTTCATTGGTATCTGTACCACAAAAGCAAACTAATTTGACCTCACGAAATTAGACAACACTAAAGCCATTCAACTCGTCTAATGGTTGAATGTTATGCCGTTGCAGGTTTTATCCCTTCATTTTGACTCAAACACATTGACTGTAGGGTGTCATTTGTTATAAATCGTTTGACTTCATTTTTCAAAATGCTTTCCTTTGTAGTATCTTTGATCCATCTACCCAGCCACTTTTTACCTTTTGACTTTCATATCCACGTAaatggtgtgtttgtgttttaatacattcgtttttattgatttttattattgGTGCCTGTAGCATACATATATTCGTAAATTCATGATAATGCATTTCTGAACTGATTTCGCAAaggcacactgatttgcaggtatgtaatttgttgagttcatgcattgtgttggttttgttctttgaacaaggtgatgatcatgcacggctcattttgtgcaccagtaaaaaacatttttgtcttaaatttaaatttttttgtttattttttgctaaagaggggttcggtgaatgcgcatatgaactggtggggttcgataccttcaacaaggttaagaaccactgatctagAGCCTTTACATATCATGCACTCCTGGGCCTTACTAcccaagagattttttttttcctttccgacTTACATCCCTGAGATAAGACAGTTTACCTCGGAGTCAGTTTCCTCATGGAAGTGATGTCGGTGGACCCGAGGAGGTTTTGAAATATTCTCCTCACCGACCTACAATATTCAGAGTTAAGGTCACCACAGATCAATCTCCATTATACACAGTGTTTAGTGTGCACAGCTTCTACCGCCTCCTGAGCTGTCAGATGGAGAATCAGAATTTCCTCAGATCCATGTGGAAGCCTTTGCCCACATTCTAGCCAAATTGCTCCCAAGCCTGAATTTCTGCCTCAACAACTGCCGAAGCTGTATTTCACTTGGCCTCTGGCCTCTGTTTCCCATAACCGAATTTTCAGTATGTTAACCGCACAGTGGCATCAGAGTAGCTTGCCCAGAGACAAATTCTCAGAATTTGTCTGCTCATGAAAGATATAGTTGGTGGTGTAAATTCACACTTGATAGCTTTCTCCAGAGAGTCAAATATTTGTATACAAGGAATTAAAATGCTATATCCTCAGTAGATGGACTTTAAATGTGTTGTTGATTTTTGGATGAGATAATCACCAGATGTACGTAAAATCGAATGTGATATGGCTTTCATGTAATACAAGCAGATGAACGATTAGCTGGTATAATATTGAGCACTCAGTGCAGAGTCCCAAACATCGCAGgctatcatgttttttttttctttctttcaagaaAATCAAATATGTGATGACAGTCTTATCCATGCTGCGATCTTCTTCCAAGTCATATTAGATAAAAGcttaacacacaaacactctgAGCTGACTCAAAACCCTGAGAGAGAGATTGTGCGAGACTACTGTGACTCACTGTTGGcgtgactgttttgtttttgtgtgcttgTATGTACATATGTATGAATCTGTGTATAGGTGCATTTGTAtctgtttgtgttgttgttacAGCGTGTTAATTTGACTTTGCAGTCAGATGACAGTGCCACTGTACAATATGACGCTCAAATGTGCCAAGTGTGGAGTTATCTCGTCGGCTGACGTATCCACCACAGCTACCAGTAACGCCATGTTAGTCCCGCTAATTATTTTCCTTAACTCTTCTTGCTTCTATCTTCTCAACTGTACACCTCTCTTGTTCTCCCTCACTCGATTGGTTCTGTTTTCATTCTCAGACTCATTTTTACTCAAACCTAGCTTTATATGCATCCAATTCAGGATATATATTTGCCCCTCCAACAGTATTGGAACAGTGACACAAATTATTTCCTTTTTGTTGATGACAGTTTGTAACATTTGGTTTGACATAAAAAGCTAAACATGAGACAAGAGAGCCACGTTGAGTTTTTATAAACAGGAATTTTGTAACTTTGAATCAACTTTGATGTTATTGGTAACAAAATGCATTGATTGTTTGTGTGAACCAAAAGAATGGAATAGATATGTTACACAGACTTTGGTAACCTGCCAGTCATGTTTAACGACTATTGCTCACCTAAAAGATGTGTGAGTTCAAACAAAATGCGTGATATTGTAGGTTGTCTAGTCAGATATATAATACCGAGAAGAAAGATCTGAAACGATGAGCACTTGTCTCATATTTATCATTGAATGTCAAACCTAAATGTTTCAGTTAGTGATATTCATTACAATTATAAACAACAAAACTATTGGCAGTATTTTAATTACATGTTTAAGAGGAGTGAAGTTTGGgatttaaaacttttttttttatgtcagtgttttttttttgtggtgactGAAAAGCACATTCCTAATCTGTAAGGGACAGATTGTGTGTGCGTCCCGctgtgagtgtgtgcatgtgtggtcGTTGATGGGTATTGTTGTAACTGCATGATCTGAGATTGCGGTATTGGAAAGTCAAACATAAGTCCCAGTGTGCCATACCTATCCCTAATATGCAATATATGCAAATACAGTAATTGGCACATCAGATCTTTTTAAATtggcccccttttttttttttttacgaaagcaaaacaaatgttgTGAATAGTATATTTTAGAGTTATAGCACAACAATGTCTTTAAACGCAAACTAACCCAATAGCACCAATaggaaaattaaaacatttgctGTTGGAATAATTAGGTTTAGCATCCTAGTTTACTTTTTAATCTATCTTCTATGTTCATGACTATGACTGTAATTGATACATACATATCAACAGAATATGTATTGCTTCCAAAGGGTTTTAAAAGTTCAAAAACACTAACCAGAAAAAATCCACACAAACActgagagaacatgcaaaaagTCCATACTAAGGATAAAGTCGATGACTAAACCCAAAATATTAATCAGTCCAGCTTCCCTCAAATTAATGATTCAGGCCTATTTTAAAGATTTAGTATCAGTGGATTGTGATTACTATAATAAGACACTTTTGGCCTGGGTTGACTTCATTCACATCATAGCATCAAGATTGCCAAAGAAGTCACAGAAGAAAACAATTAATACCCTTTTCGTAACTAGTCAAACAGTACTACTTAAGGTAAAGTCAGAGAACTTTGATGAAATGACCAaagatgtccttttttttttaatcttgattATTTTCTGTTGCAAGCATAAAGAACCTATTTTTCTTGTAATTTTCCTCTTATATCGAAGTTATGTTGAATGGTTGGAAATAACTTAAAAAGGAAAGGGAGACGTTTGTAAAAAGAAGTCAAGTTTTGGGATTTTTTCAGCCTATGCCTCTGTCCTGCTTGTCCTTCTCTGGCCATTTCTTTCTGTTATTATTTACATTCTGTCCTGGCCTGATATACCCGGTGCCCCTCACCCTTGCTCGTCCTTCTTTTCCCTCTAAAACTATATATATTACAATTTTTCTGAGCCATCTTGAACATACATGCATGGAATATATGTAAGTATAAACATATATGTGAGAGTTGGATGTATGGTTTTCCTAAGGTGGCTGTAGTGCAAAGAATGTGTTGTGATGTGTTCATGCACCGTTGAAGTAGAATGctctttttaatgaatgaactATACAGGGGAGCTTtgagaagtgtttttttttttttttttttttttaagatcatagaaattaaatgtgttttgaacattAACAACACTTGAAAACAGTAGATTTCAATTAGCATAATCATTTTCTTCCTGGGCTTGATGAAACGTTATTGCTGCTGTCTTTGACTGCTATCCTATTCCCATTCTGCAGGGCCTCACTGTGGAGCTCCTGTGTGGTTTTGCCCCTTCTGGCTCTCACGTGGATGTCAGCCGTACTTGCCATCACTGATCGGCGCTCTGCACTATTCCAGATTCTTTTTGCTGTCTTTGATTCTATGGAAGGCTTTGTCATCGTCATGGTCCATTGCATCCTGCGAAGAGAGGTATGTTAACATCATCATGCCAACAACACTATACATTTCCACCATTTTTTGTTCACCTACCTTTAAGACAATAGTGACGATTTTGCTCTTTAATTGTTCCGGTTCATTGTGTTCACCTACTATGTTGTTATTCCTAAGGGGATGATATCTAAAGGTTTTGCACTCATTCCTTCACCGCACTCTTGCTCCCAAATGTCTCATTAGCATTTAGGAGCCACGGGGTGGCTTTGTCAGGCGCTACAAATTTTTTGGTTCTCCCTCGGCATCCATACAACCCATTTGGAAATATCAAGAAGGATGAAATTTAAGCCCGTTTACTTCTGATTCTTTCTCATTGGGATGCGAATAATTCAACATTTAAAACTGCTTCTAGTACCTTGGTGCGGATGCTTTATATTATTGAGAGTGATTTCCGCCACAGCGAGGAGATTTTGAGATACATCTATTCTCTATATTTTatgaaaattgtattttttttaaaccgctaTACTGATTATGATCCACAAATAGGAATTTCATGTAAAGCTCAACACAAGATAAGATACAAAAAGGGAATAGGTGCCAGCCTACTTAGATCAACATAAAATATTAACACAAAATAATCTTGATTGTCCTTTGAACTGAAAATGTTCCAGTCATTTATTAAGTTGGGCTCATCCATTGTTTAAGAAATGTCTCTTTAACACATCAGATGTAAAGCCAGGAGCTGTATTGTGTTAAACAGGTTCAGGAAGCAGTAAAATGCCGTGTGGTAGATCGCCAGGAAGATGGTAATGGGGATTCTGGTGGCTCTTTCCAGAATGGACATGCTCAGCTTGTGGTATGCATATGAATGTTATATCTGCCATGTTCTCCCTGTCAATACTAACATTATATACAGTTTGGACAAATTTGTAATCATTTCTTATTTGAATTTCGGTaactttaaacataatcttCATGGTTCTAATCAAGGGAAAAATATTGATTTATCGTTAAAAAATAGGGATAATTGTAGACTCTTTTTCTCAAAatgttacaaaagaaaaaaaatgacaatgctgAATGTGTTATTATTGATGTCTTCTCATCTATTGTTACTTCACAGTCTAATTTGCTTGCCTGCCTacctctgcctgcctgcccgttGGCCAGCTTGTCTACTGTGTCAATCATTTGATCTATAGTGGAtacaaaaagtctacacacttCTGTTCATATTACAGTTTTAGTCTGTACACCTTGCCACCATTTAAAATGTCTCTGTTTAACCTTGAttaatgttcaaatattttagtaGACTTTTTCTGACATTTACGTTGTAACATCTCTTAGCACAAGTCAAGGGCCACAGAGAGCTTCCACATCATCCAAATGATCTGATTCTTTCAAGGTATTTCAGTCAGGAGAAGGGTACAAAATAATTGCTAATATATCAAGTACTGTATACCAGCATGCAAGATGCAAACCTTATCTTACAGAGGGggaaaaacacagacttggaatCCCCCGAACATATGTGTGCCACAAAAATTATACTGCTTATGACAAAAAGACCACCACACCTATGGGGAAGCACACAGGGCTGTCTTTCTCCAACTGGAACTTGTGGTTTTAGTCATATTGCAGGATCACATGTATAGTTCCAAATACCAGTCGGAGTTTTCACATAATCTCCATAATCTCAATTGGGTGTTAGAGGGTATGATCACATTAATACTGCATAAGATTATTTCACAAAAACTGACAGTCGAACAAGAATCTGTGGACTTTTCATATCAACTCCATCTATGGCATCTTATCTGTCTTATCTATTGTTGATATTTGgaataaaatgtatttcctTTTACATTTTGTCACCAGACTGACTTTGAGAAGGATGTTGATATGGCTTGCAGATCAGGTAAATATGTTTAGTCTTGTACTTTGATTCATTTTTGCCCTTTTGGAATTTAACAGATGAGAGGCGTGGTCACAGTTATTATAACCACATTTTGGGGCCAAACAACCTCTTGTGTTGTTAAAATATTGTCACAACTAAAACTCTGTCTTTTATAACAGAACATTTTGTGTTAAAAAATATTGTCTGGAAAATCTCGGTTCAGTTTTGTTCTCATGTTTCGTTTCTGCTCATCTAGGCACTATGAAGCACTCCTCCCTCCAGGGAGAGGAAAAAGCCTCTTCTGGGGCTGTAACCCTCCAAAGAGGCTCTAACTTCAATACCATGCCAGCCAGTATGGCCAAAGTCCACCTCCAGAAGATGGCTGACTATAATAGCCACACACTGACTCTACGTAGAGAGAAATGTACCACTAAAGGAATCAGCACTGAGTTGCCAGGTGCCAAATCAATTTACATCTGCGATAGTGATCTCTTTAAACAACTAGAAGGTGAGCTTCCACAAAGGAATGGAGAAGGAAGCAGTTGTGAGGGCACTGGCAAAGCCCCGGGGCTCGTCCATTTACCAACCAACAACATAGGCACCCTAAGGCCAGCCAAGGGCAAAGAAGAGCAACCGACCAAGTATAACATAAGTGCTGAACAGCTACCTCAGACAAGGCTTGTCCACCTGGCTAACCCTGTTGCCGGTGAGCCAGTGCTAGGATTTGGACTGAAGAGCCTGCCTGCTGACCAGGTCAGTGTGTCATGCTCAGAGAGAGAATCACCTGCACATAACCGTCACAACCTACCAAGAGACTCTCAAGTGGACAGCAGCACCTGCAATGGAGCAGAATCCGGAAACTCTGCTGTGATGACCAAGAGTGAAACTGTTTCCACTCTATCAACAAGCTCCCTGGAGGTGAGTACGCTGACTTCCGTGTTCTTAACCAAGCAGTACACTgttatattttaaatttaaatatacAATTTACCTTTCGAGACATAATTCTGTGTGGATCAGATATTTATTGTGCTACTAACAAAATTCTACCTACAATtcaacaaaaaagcaaaaaagaaaattattgaTGGCTTTTCTCATATAAActttgatgaaaaaaataaactagATGTGTAATGAACAACAGCAATAATCTGAGCAATTTGGAAATTGATGGTTAAACTCATCAAAAGATACTGGTAAGGTTCTACAGTACACCAGTACTTAGTGGTGTGCGATATTGCCAAAATTTTATATCACTTTATTACTGATTTTATATCTATCGATAACATAGTGTATCAGAAAAAGAATTCCTCAAACTTCCACCCTGCTTCCATTTGTTTACAAAATATATtgaagaaataataaaaataaaataaaacacaactatCTATTGGCTAGATAAATACCTTTCCAAATATGTTGTTTTACAACTCCTCTCCGAAGAATACAGTAAAACTTGTATGAAACTGAGGATGACTCAAATAAGCATCAGATAAATTCACTTTTACCCAGTCTTCACACACAATAATTCGACAGCTGTGTATTCATATGCTTGAAAAGAGAAACTCATCCATTGCAGAGCTCCTTGCTCATGTAACCCAGAACACCTCTTGCGGGATGTTTGTCACTTCATTAAAATGTGTATTTGAAGGTAGAAAGAATTTGAGCTGGATGAGCACACTTCAGTAGACTGTAAAATACTTTATGCAGCCTCCATCTTCGATCTAACACAACAAAAGTACAGCAAATATTAAGGTACGCCACCTGAAAGCTAAGGAAGACACTTGTCAGATCCACCATACACTGCAAATCGCAGTTGAAGTTTACTGTAAAACTAAAACAAACATTGtatatttatcattattataataaatcATATAATAAATAGCCTGCTACCATAATGGTTGCATACAGTATATTGTCAAGCCGCATACATGGGCGTATTGACATTAGCACTGATGTTATGTAATAATTGTTTAAATATATATAGGTCATTTTTATATAGTGTAATCAATAACGTACAGGGATACACCACTGAATATTGATATACCTCAGAAGTAACACCATCTATCTTGTTGTCTGCTATTGTGTGAATGTAACATATGGCCGCCGCATTCTGGGAGATCACAGATCCTGCTGGTATGTTGTAACAACATAATGAGGATTTCTCTAGTGGCATATTATTGGTGAAGATAGATTGAGTCAAGTGACAAGAACaagagggaaaataaaaaaaaaaaaaaggaactctgCAGAGTTTTGTGGCATCATGAGACGCTGGCAGTTTATTGCCGTGTTACTATTAAACATATTGTTTTTAGTAGCAACACCTAGAATGGTAGCCAAATCAGTAGGATTTTTGTAATGTACATGGGTCAAAGTTTGAATTAATTTTGGTATGTTGAACATCCTTTCGTCTCATCACATAATATCCACTTTGATTTGTTGGTGTTTTCTATCCATATGTCACCTCAATACATTTCTCACGTCCTCAGGTCACACTGCTCGAATGATCCTGTTAAATTACACAAAAGCATCTTATTTCATGGGCACACAAAACAGCATCCTGAAATATAAGCCAGATTGGCCATAGGAAAACCCTGGATGGTGAAAAGGATAGTTTTGTCCCAGTTTTTAGTGTTGACTCCAGTCGCAAGATGTTGCAACACAGTGAGCCGCACACAGTGGCCTCAACATCTGTCGGCTGGTGTCTTTTCACTTCAGGGCAAAACACACTCCCATAATGGCGTGTGAGGCAGCAGCTGCCAGAGCAACTGGGCAGCCTGAAGGTCAGGTTTTCCCTCACTATTCAGTGACAGCTGATTTAAAGGTCATTCGGTCACAATCTGTTAAATGTAAGCTTTTGCCAACGGAGCTGGAATGACCAGCGACAAACCTGGTTTTCTCCCTTTGTGATTCTCTACTCTCTTGTGAGTCGCCGAAATCCCTTATTGACTTTCCACCAGAATGAAATGTATTCAGGATACTCAAGCATTTGACTTCTCACGTGGCACATGATATCTTTACTATAAGTCATTAATCTGTCTGTATcatctgcaccccccccccccccccctcagaggCGAAAATCACGCTATGCAGAGCTTGACTTTGAGGTAATTTTAGTTTCTTTCATTCATACACAGAGATTTGATTTGTCTCTTTAGTATAATATTATGTAGatgtttgcatacattgattATTCACTGTTTGGTTTGGAACATTATTCGAGAGATCAGAGATTAATAAATTGAGGGTAACGTGGTATTGATGGCCGTCTGTGCTATTTCCCTTGTGCGTGATGTACAATCTTCCTGTGTAGAAGATAATGCACACCCGGAAACGCCACCAGGACATGTTTCAGGACCTGAACAGGAAGATTCACAGTGCAGACATGGCTGTAGAGTCTCCACCTGTTGATGCCAAAGCTACTAAAAGATGGAGTGTGTCCTCTGCCAGCAGCGACAAGACCAACATAAGTGTAAACAGTTTAAATTTATTCTGTTCTGCTCCCCACCCCCCACCGACCTAATAATGTTATCCTTTCAACTAATACAAGCCAAAATTAAACAATTGGGTGGCATTGTTTCTTTTAGGTCCAATTAGCTTTCATCTTAACTTAATCAATTAGTTAGGCATTG from Syngnathus typhle isolate RoL2023-S1 ecotype Sweden linkage group LG10, RoL_Styp_1.0, whole genome shotgun sequence includes these protein-coding regions:
- the LOC133161571 gene encoding adhesion G protein-coupled receptor B1-like, whose protein sequence is MNMDKTQLPSVTLIVGCGVSSLTLLLLIIIYVSVWRYIRSERSVILINFCLSIISSNALILIGQTQTRNKVLCTVIAAFLHFFFLSSFCWVLTEAWQSYMAVTGRLRNRIIRKRFLCLGWGLPALVVAISVGFTKAKGYGTPSYCWLSLEGGLLYAFVGPAAAVVLVNMVIGILVFNKLVSKDGITDMKLKERAGQMTVPLYNMTLKCAKCGVISSADVSTTATSNAMASLWSSCVVLPLLALTWMSAVLAITDRRSALFQILFAVFDSMEGFVIVMVHCILRREVQEAVKCRVVDRQEDGNGDSGGSFQNGHAQLVTDFEKDVDMACRSGTMKHSSLQGEEKASSGAVTLQRGSNFNTMPASMAKVHLQKMADYNSHTLTLRREKCTTKGISTELPGAKSIYICDSDLFKQLEGELPQRNGEGSSCEGTGKAPGLVHLPTNNIGTLRPAKGKEEQPTKYNISAEQLPQTRLVHLANPVAGEPVLGFGLKSLPADQVSVSCSERESPAHNRHNLPRDSQVDSSTCNGAESGNSAVMTKSETVSTLSTSSLERRKSRYAELDFEKIMHTRKRHQDMFQDLNRKIHSADMAVESPPVDAKATKRWSVSSASSDKTNISDKQHTPSKRAWEGVQITHSPSSWGKKDPAKAVISPLELQTVEWEKTSATIPLVGQDIMDLQTEV